The genomic window GTTTTAAACGTACTCAAGTTTTTAACTTCGCACCACATCCTGGTACACTGCCAGATTGTATTATGCCCGGAAATAAATGACGGCAGGATACTGGAACAGACACTGATGGACCTTGCGAACTTGTGGCCTCACATTTTGTCCATTGCCGTAGTGCCTGTAGGTCTTACAAAGTTCAGGGAAAGGCTTTATCCATTGAGAGCTTTTACAAAAGATGAAGCCGATGATGTGATAAATTTCATAGAGGATTTTCAAAAGCAAAGCCTTAAGCGGTTCAAGACCCGGCTGGTATTTGCCGCTGATGAGTTTTATTGTATAGCCCAAAGACAGGTTCCCGCATATGAAACTTATGAAGAATTCTATCAACTTGAAAATGGTGTGGGTATGATGGCATTGTTGAAAAGACAAATGGAACAAAACATGGTAAAGCTTCCACCCGCACTGCCCCGGAGACGGAAAGTAGCCATAGCCACCGGGGTTTCGGCCCATAAATTCTTGCGGCAAATTCTAAACCCCCTGCAGAAGGTAAAAGGTCTGGAGTATACAGTTTACCCCGTGGTTAATAATTTTTTCGGCAATTCCGTGACGGTGGCAGGTTTAATTACCGGTGCGGACCTTGCGGAACAGTTGAAAGGCAAAGAAAAGGGAAGTGTCATCCTGATACCTGATGTTATGTTGAGGGATGGGGACATTTTTTTGGATGATTTAACAGTAGAAGATGTAGGTAATTTTCTTGAAAGCAAACTTGAAGTAGTTAAAGTGAATGGGAAAGATTTTTTAAATGCCATACTCGGTAAAAATGGGGGGATATAAATGAGTTTTACCGTTGCCATAGTAGGACGCCCCAATGTGGGAAAATCTACTCTTTTCAACAGGATAATAGGAAAGAGAGTTTCAATAGTTGACGATAAACCCGGAGTTACCAGAGATAGAATTTACGGTCAAATAGAATGGAATGGAAAAAAATTAACCGTGGTTGATACTGGAGGTGTAGAACCCGCCTCCAGAGATATTATTCTCAATCAGATGAAGCGGCAGGTGGATTTTGCCATTGATACCGCCGACGTTATAGTTTTTCTGGTGGATGGTAAGGAAGGCCTGACTTCTGCCGATGAGGACGTGGCCAGTATATTGAGAAAGAGCGGAAAACCGGTTTTACTGGTGGTCAATAAAGTAGATAATTTTAGAAATGTGCCCGAAAATTACGAATTCTACAGGTTGGGTTTCGATGATATTATATTTATATCGGCGTCCCATGGTCTGGCGGTAGGAGATTTACTGGACAGGTTGACGGATTATATAAAAGATATGCCGGAGGAGCCCGAAGATGAAGATATAATCAAAGTTGCGGTAGTGGGCAAACCCAATGTAGGTAAGTCATCCCTCGTTAATGCCATACTGGGCGAAGAAAGGGTCATTGTCAGTGATATACCAGGAACCACCCGTGATGCCATCGATACCTTTTTTGAGGTGGATGGCAAAAAGATGGTTTTTATAGATACTGCGGGAATGAGAAGAAAGAGCAAGGTAAAGGAAGATGTGGAATTTTACAGCAATGTTAGAGCCCTGGGAGCCATAGAGAGGTCGGATGTGGTGCTTATGGTCCTGGATGCCACCCAGGATATATCCGAACAGGATAAAAGAATAGCCGGAATTGCCCATGAAGCCGGAAAAGCCATTATCGTGGTTGTGAATAAGTGGGACCTTATAGAAAAAGACGAACATACTATGAATCAATTCAGGGAAAAGATAAAAACAGAATTTGCATTCATGCAGTATGCTCCCACACTTTTTATTTCCGCCAAAACCGGGCAGAGGGTCCACCGTATAATTGAACTCATAAATTTTGTCATGGACCAATATACTTTCAGGGTGAAGACCCCCCTGTTGAATGACCTGGTGCGGGAAGCTACGGCCATTGTGGAACCTCCCAGCATCAAGGGGAAAAAATTAAAAATATATTATGCGGTTCAAACTGGTATAAAACCCCCTACCTTTGTGTTCTTCATAAATGATTTGAAGCTCTTTCATTTTTCATATGCCAGGTTTCTTGAAAATAAACTCAGGGAGACTTTCGGCCTGGAGGGCACTCCTGTGGTAATAAAGGGCAAGGAGAAAGGGGAGAAAAACCGGTGATAGTGTTAGGTTTAATTGCGAGCTATTTTTTAGGTTCCATCTCCACTGCATATGTCCTGGTAAAACTAATGAAGGGTATTGACATAAGGACTGTGGGAAGCAGGAACGCGGGAGCTACAAATGTCCAGAGGGTTTTGGGAACCGGTCCGGCACTGCTGGTATTTGTTCTTGATGTATTAAAGGGAGTTTTAGCGGTAATGATAGGCAGGCTCGTGGGAGGACCCATTATTTCACTCTGGTGCGGCATTGCAGCCGTGGTGGGCCACAACTGGCCTCTGTTTTTCGGATTGCGCGGAGGAAAGGGCACGGCTACCAGCTTCGGAGTACTGTGGGCCATCATGCCGAACATCGCCCTAATCATCACGGTGGTGGGTTTTACTACCATTGCCATTACAAAGTATGTTTCCCTGGGGTCCATACTGGGTGCGCCGCTTCTTTTGATTCTGGTGATAGTTACAGGCAAGTCCTGGCATTATATAATTTTTGCTTTTATTTTAATGTCAATGACACTCTACAGGCACAGGGAAAATATTGTGAGATTGCTGGAAGGAAGGGAATCCCGCCTGGGACAAAAGGTAAAAAGGGTTAAGTAATGGAGGGTATAGAAATGAAAGCTGCAGTTGTAGGTGCGGGTAGCTGGGGTACAACACTGGCCAATGTACTCGCCCAAAATGGTATTACAGTTGCTTTATGGGCGCGAAGGGCCGAACTGGCTGAGGAGATAAAAAATTACAGGGAAAATAGGACTTATCTTCCGGGAGTTAAAATATCAAGCAGCATAAACGTTTCCTCCGACCTGGAACAAGTAATACATGATTCCAATTATGTGGTGATGGTGGTCCCATCTCACTCCATGAGCGCAATATGCAGACAGCTTGGTAAATACATAATAGATGAGGCAATAATTATCAGCGCTTCCAAGGGTCTGGAAAGTGATACATTCAGAAGAATGTCCCAGGTCCTGGCGGATGAACTGCCTTCGCGGTTTTCTGAAAGAATAGCCGTTCTTTCAGGCCCAAGCCATGCAGAGGAAGTTTCAAAAGAGCTTCCTACGACGGTGGTGGCAGCTTCAGCCAAAAGGCAGGTGGCAGAACAGGTACAGGATATTTTCATGAATGCTTACTTTAGAGTATATACTAATCCCGATGTGGTGGGAGTTGAATTAGGTGGAGCATTAAAAAATGTTATTGCCATCTGTTCGGGCATTTCCGATGGGCTCGGTTTTGGAGACAATACCCGGGCCGCACTGATGACACGTGGTATTGCGGAGATAACAAGATTAGGGGTAAAGTTAGGGGCAAAACCCGCTACCTTTGGCGGGCTGTCGGGTATAGGTGATCTGATTGTTACATGTAGCAGTTTGTACAGCAGGAACAGGAGAGCCGGTATGGAAATTGGCCGGGGTAAAACAGTGAAAGAAGTTGTGGAATCGACAAAAATGGTCATCGAGGGTATCAATACTACAAAAGCCGCTTATTTGCTGGCAAATAAGCTTCATATAGAAATGCCCATTACAGAACAGGCTTATGAGGTGCTTTTTCAAAATAAGAGTCCGCTGGATGCCGTTTCAACGCTCATGAAACGGCAGGGCAAACATGAAATCGAAGACATGGTTTTCGAAAAGTCTGTAGAATGGTAAAAACGTGGTTTTCCACGTTTTTTTCATTTTTTAAGTAATATTCATGGGACCATGTCATATATATATATTG from Biomaibacter acetigenes includes these protein-coding regions:
- the plsY gene encoding glycerol-3-phosphate 1-O-acyltransferase PlsY is translated as MIVLGLIASYFLGSISTAYVLVKLMKGIDIRTVGSRNAGATNVQRVLGTGPALLVFVLDVLKGVLAVMIGRLVGGPIISLWCGIAAVVGHNWPLFFGLRGGKGTATSFGVLWAIMPNIALIITVVGFTTIAITKYVSLGSILGAPLLLILVIVTGKSWHYIIFAFILMSMTLYRHRENIVRLLEGRESRLGQKVKRVK
- the der gene encoding ribosome biogenesis GTPase Der, which produces MSFTVAIVGRPNVGKSTLFNRIIGKRVSIVDDKPGVTRDRIYGQIEWNGKKLTVVDTGGVEPASRDIILNQMKRQVDFAIDTADVIVFLVDGKEGLTSADEDVASILRKSGKPVLLVVNKVDNFRNVPENYEFYRLGFDDIIFISASHGLAVGDLLDRLTDYIKDMPEEPEDEDIIKVAVVGKPNVGKSSLVNAILGEERVIVSDIPGTTRDAIDTFFEVDGKKMVFIDTAGMRRKSKVKEDVEFYSNVRALGAIERSDVVLMVLDATQDISEQDKRIAGIAHEAGKAIIVVVNKWDLIEKDEHTMNQFREKIKTEFAFMQYAPTLFISAKTGQRVHRIIELINFVMDQYTFRVKTPLLNDLVREATAIVEPPSIKGKKLKIYYAVQTGIKPPTFVFFINDLKLFHFSYARFLENKLRETFGLEGTPVVIKGKEKGEKNR
- a CDS encoding DUF512 domain-containing protein gives rise to the protein MGKKAIIKAVDRNSIAGKIGLLPGDEILSINGQDFRDFLEYKFLMTDEKIKLKVKGNDGSIKEFTVYKSFDEGLGVEFENPLMDDIKRCKNKCIFCFVDQMPPGLRQSLYVKDDDYRLSTAFGTFVTLTNLSQQELNRIVKLSLSPIYVSVHATSPEVRNFMMKNPHSGEVLNVLKFLTSHHILVHCQIVLCPEINDGRILEQTLMDLANLWPHILSIAVVPVGLTKFRERLYPLRAFTKDEADDVINFIEDFQKQSLKRFKTRLVFAADEFYCIAQRQVPAYETYEEFYQLENGVGMMALLKRQMEQNMVKLPPALPRRRKVAIATGVSAHKFLRQILNPLQKVKGLEYTVYPVVNNFFGNSVTVAGLITGADLAEQLKGKEKGSVILIPDVMLRDGDIFLDDLTVEDVGNFLESKLEVVKVNGKDFLNAILGKNGGI
- a CDS encoding NAD(P)H-dependent glycerol-3-phosphate dehydrogenase, producing the protein MKAAVVGAGSWGTTLANVLAQNGITVALWARRAELAEEIKNYRENRTYLPGVKISSSINVSSDLEQVIHDSNYVVMVVPSHSMSAICRQLGKYIIDEAIIISASKGLESDTFRRMSQVLADELPSRFSERIAVLSGPSHAEEVSKELPTTVVAASAKRQVAEQVQDIFMNAYFRVYTNPDVVGVELGGALKNVIAICSGISDGLGFGDNTRAALMTRGIAEITRLGVKLGAKPATFGGLSGIGDLIVTCSSLYSRNRRAGMEIGRGKTVKEVVESTKMVIEGINTTKAAYLLANKLHIEMPITEQAYEVLFQNKSPLDAVSTLMKRQGKHEIEDMVFEKSVEW